In Elephas maximus indicus isolate mEleMax1 chromosome 4, mEleMax1 primary haplotype, whole genome shotgun sequence, a genomic segment contains:
- the LOC126074865 gene encoding isopentenyl-diphosphate delta-isomerase 2-like — protein MSQVNLDWVDEHQLQRLNERLIVVDESDEVIGADTKRNCHLNENIEKGLLHRAFSVVLFNTENKVLIQQRSDCKVTFPGYFTESCCSHPLYNPLELEEQDAIGIRRAAQRRLQAELGIPPEQISLEDILVMTKYHHKARSDRIWGEHEICYLLLIRKNLPVNPDPSETRRFCYMTKEELQELLERGARGEVKVAPWLRVIAEKFLYKWWAHLDEVTQFVELNKIVRV, from the exons ATGTCTCAAGTAAATCTTGATTGGGTTGATGAGCATCAGCTTCAGCGTTTAAATGAAAGGTTAATTGTCGTTGACGAAAGTGATGAGGTTATTGGTGCAGATACCAAGAGGAATTGCCACCTGAATGAAAACATTGAGAAAG GACTGTTGCACCGAGCCTTCAGTGTTGTCTTGTTCAACACAGAGAATAAAGTCTTGATACAGCAGAGATCAGACTGCAAAGTTACTTTTCCCG GGTATTTCACTGAGTCTTGCTGTAGTCATCCTTTGTACAACCCACTGGAACTGGAAGAACAAGATGCCATTGGAATCAGGCGAGCAGCTCAGAGACGCCTGCAGGCTGAGCTGGGGATTCCCCCCGAGCAG ATTTCTCTAGAAGACATTTTAGTTATGACAAAGTATCACCACAAGGCAAGATCAGATAGAATCTGGGGAGAACATGAAATTTGCTACCTTCTGCTTATAAGAAAGAATCTCCCTGTGAATCCAGATCCCAGTGAAACAAGACGTTTCTGCTACATGACCAAGGAGGAGTTACAGGAGTTGCTGGAAAGGGGAGCCAGGGGAGAAGTGAAAGTTGCCCCGTGGCTGAGAGTCATCGCAGAGAAATTTCTGTATAAGTGGTGGGCTCATTTGGATGAAGTAACCCAGTTTGTTGAGCTTAATAAAATAGTCAGAGTGTGA